One Yoonia sp. BS5-3 genomic window carries:
- a CDS encoding ANTAR domain-containing protein: MDTALKILVVEADQSRARDIIDALKDGGWANVMVVGDISALGRSLTEIDPDIVLIDIAHPDRDTLEHVSHVSDAQSRPVAMFVDHSDTDLTQAAIGAGLSAYVVDGLQKNRIKPVLETAIARFKMMVQMRSELDAAKQALSDRKTIDRAKGLLMNARKISEEDAYNLLRKTAMDQGRKVIDVAQALVTATDLLG, encoded by the coding sequence ATGGACACCGCCCTAAAAATCCTTGTTGTCGAAGCTGATCAATCGCGTGCGCGTGACATCATTGATGCACTCAAGGATGGAGGCTGGGCCAATGTTATGGTGGTTGGCGACATTTCGGCGCTTGGGCGCAGCCTGACCGAGATCGACCCGGATATCGTCTTGATCGACATCGCCCACCCTGACCGCGACACGTTGGAACATGTCAGTCATGTCTCCGATGCCCAATCGCGCCCGGTGGCCATGTTCGTCGATCATTCCGATACCGACCTGACCCAAGCCGCAATTGGCGCGGGCCTGAGCGCTTATGTCGTGGACGGCCTGCAGAAGAACCGGATCAAACCTGTGCTTGAAACCGCAATCGCGCGATTCAAGATGATGGTGCAGATGCGGTCTGAACTGGATGCCGCCAAACAAGCGCTGAGTGATCGCAAGACAATCGACCGGGCCAAAGGCTTGTTAATGAATGCGCGCAAAATCAGCGAGGAAGACGCCTATAATCTCTTGCGCAAAACCGCCATGGATCAGGGCCGCAAAGTCATTGACGTGGCTCAGGCCCTTGTCACAGCAACGGATCTATTAGGATGA
- a CDS encoding globin family protein gives MTPDQITLIQDSFAKVAPISDAAAEIFYARLFEIAPEVKPYFTNDMTEQGAKLMATLGVVVKGLRDLDKIVPVAQQLAVKHVDYGVKAEDYAPVGASLIYTLEKGLGDDFTPDLKDAWTEAYTVLSGVMIEAAYGQAAAE, from the coding sequence ATGACCCCAGACCAAATCACTTTGATCCAGGATAGTTTCGCCAAAGTCGCCCCGATCAGCGACGCCGCAGCCGAGATCTTCTACGCCCGCCTTTTCGAAATCGCACCCGAGGTCAAACCCTACTTCACAAACGACATGACCGAACAAGGGGCAAAACTGATGGCCACGCTTGGCGTTGTGGTCAAAGGGCTGCGTGACCTCGACAAAATCGTGCCTGTCGCACAGCAACTGGCAGTCAAACATGTGGATTACGGGGTCAAGGCTGAGGATTACGCCCCCGTGGGCGCATCACTGATCTACACGCTGGAAAAAGGTCTGGGTGACGATTTCACCCCAGATCTGAAAGACGCCTGGACTGAAGCCTACACCGTGCTGTCAGGCGTGATGATCGAAGCGGCCTACGGCCAAGCCGCCGCAGAATGA
- a CDS encoding ABC transporter permease yields MTAIDPETLDAEARRARLFTRINKADAWFQVLGLAWLTPILKAAAGDNPKTQMGEIWRLLGVPLLAISLFLIAWGTLAPKVQTSLGAVPGPLEVWEQVGALHEDAQREAEKETAFYERQEARNAEHIANGEPDKVRDRAYTGKPTYYNQIWTSILTVFFGFLLASVVAIPLGIMAGLSATANAALNPLIQIFKPVSPLAWLPIVTMIVSATYANDGFFAKSFLVSAITVTLCSLWPTLINTALGVASIDKDLVNVSKVLKMNTYTKITKLVLPSALPLIFTGLRLSLGVGWMVLIAAEMLAQNPGLGKFVWDEFQNGSSQSLARIMVAVLTIGIIGFILDRIMYALQSLFTFTNNR; encoded by the coding sequence ATGACTGCCATTGACCCAGAAACACTCGACGCAGAAGCCCGCCGCGCGCGGCTTTTCACCCGGATCAACAAGGCCGATGCATGGTTTCAAGTGCTGGGCCTCGCTTGGCTAACGCCCATCCTGAAGGCTGCCGCGGGTGACAACCCAAAGACCCAAATGGGCGAAATCTGGCGTCTGCTGGGTGTTCCCCTGCTCGCCATATCTCTCTTTCTGATCGCTTGGGGCACGCTGGCGCCCAAGGTGCAGACATCGCTTGGCGCTGTGCCCGGCCCGCTTGAGGTTTGGGAACAAGTCGGCGCGTTGCATGAAGATGCACAGCGCGAAGCGGAAAAAGAAACCGCCTTTTATGAGCGCCAAGAGGCGCGCAATGCCGAACATATCGCCAATGGCGAACCCGATAAGGTTCGCGACCGCGCCTACACGGGCAAACCGACCTACTACAATCAGATCTGGACCAGCATCCTAACCGTTTTCTTCGGCTTCCTACTGGCCTCTGTCGTGGCAATACCATTGGGGATCATGGCCGGGCTCAGCGCGACTGCAAATGCCGCTCTAAACCCCCTCATCCAGATTTTTAAGCCTGTTTCACCGTTGGCTTGGCTGCCTATTGTGACCATGATCGTCTCGGCAACATACGCGAATGACGGCTTCTTCGCGAAATCATTCCTCGTATCGGCAATCACTGTGACCCTCTGTTCGCTCTGGCCCACGCTAATCAACACTGCTTTGGGCGTAGCGAGTATCGACAAGGATCTGGTGAACGTTTCTAAAGTTCTGAAAATGAACACCTATACCAAGATCACCAAGCTGGTGCTGCCATCGGCCCTGCCACTGATCTTCACTGGTCTGCGCCTGTCGCTGGGTGTTGGCTGGATGGTGCTGATCGCCGCGGAAATGTTGGCGCAAAACCCCGGTCTGGGCAAATTCGTCTGGGATGAGTTCCAGAACGGGTCCTCCCAGTCGCTGGCCCGCATCATGGTGGCTGTGCTGACCATCGGGATCATCGGTTTCATCCTCGACCGGATCATGTATGCGCTTCAGTCGCTCTTTACCTTCACGAATAACCGGTGA
- a CDS encoding glycosyltransferase family 25 protein produces the protein MVERFTRDDLGIWLINLDKDVDRLAQMQSQLDGMGLNYTRFPAIYGKDHLDTLSKRADAAAYARNMGSPILPGKMGCYASHVAVWEAFIASDHKIALILEDDVVFHDDFLASLDLALSGAAHWDTLRFNCIRAKMPVSQGMLGPYRLNNYIGPFTGNATYLLKKDVAKRLLPNLWPQTRAFDHELNRFFRHDFRQCGLEPFSSHVDDGNVSSITGTGFGLVKKFKWYNRLPHYRLKAANYFRRIGWLVKTGRILPSRRVLD, from the coding sequence ATGGTTGAACGCTTTACGCGCGACGATCTGGGGATCTGGCTGATCAATCTGGATAAAGACGTAGATCGCCTGGCCCAGATGCAATCCCAGCTTGACGGAATGGGACTGAATTACACACGTTTTCCGGCCATCTATGGCAAGGATCACCTTGACACTCTCTCCAAACGTGCCGATGCCGCAGCCTATGCCCGCAACATGGGCAGCCCGATTTTACCGGGTAAGATGGGATGCTATGCCAGCCATGTCGCAGTGTGGGAGGCCTTTATCGCCTCGGACCACAAGATCGCCTTGATCCTCGAAGACGATGTTGTCTTTCATGATGATTTTTTAGCGAGCCTCGATCTGGCCCTGTCCGGGGCCGCACATTGGGATACGCTGCGCTTCAACTGCATCCGCGCGAAAATGCCCGTCAGCCAGGGCATGTTAGGTCCCTACCGGTTGAACAACTATATCGGCCCCTTCACCGGCAATGCGACTTATTTGTTGAAAAAGGACGTCGCAAAAAGGCTTTTACCAAACTTGTGGCCCCAGACCCGGGCCTTTGATCACGAACTAAATCGGTTTTTCCGACATGACTTTCGGCAATGCGGGCTCGAGCCATTTTCCAGCCATGTCGATGATGGAAATGTCAGCTCGATCACCGGAACGGGTTTTGGTTTGGTCAAAAAATTCAAATGGTACAACCGCTTGCCGCATTACCGCTTGAAGGCCGCTAACTATTTCCGCCGGATCGGATGGTTGGTGAAGACAGGGCGCATTTTACCATCGCGTAGGGTGCTCGATTGA
- a CDS encoding CmpA/NrtA family ABC transporter substrate-binding protein, producing the protein MSPREVTCGFVPLVDAAPLVIAQELRFAADEGIRLNLVKQPSWSALRDMLALGHLDVAHMLSPMPIAMTLGVSGMQTRVDALMVLSINGTVIGVSKALAQKMRATGWQTDFNDPAAAAKAVFATQPDKLRIGVPFPFSMHRMLLEHWLAAHPGFDPNQVDIITVPPPRMAQAVADGLLDMFCVGEPWGTVALETDVAELILPGASIWQCAPEKVLGARHDWIDGNAQTTNALMRAVFRATHWLDAPKNKPLATEILARSVHLHLPDNAIDPAIAGHITDQKGHVPTHIANFLMFHQNAANFPWRSQAAWIGSQIARWHALDPAKVLPTAQECFRSDIYRANLGPLGVDLPGASAKIEGALTQETPVSSTNGEMILGPDAFFDGAVFDFAMSE; encoded by the coding sequence ATGAGCCCGCGCGAGGTCACATGCGGCTTTGTCCCGCTCGTCGATGCAGCCCCGCTGGTCATTGCGCAGGAATTACGCTTTGCGGCTGATGAGGGGATCAGGCTGAACCTAGTCAAGCAGCCGTCTTGGTCTGCACTGCGCGATATGCTGGCATTGGGTCATCTGGACGTCGCCCATATGCTATCGCCAATGCCGATCGCCATGACACTTGGGGTCAGCGGTATGCAGACCCGTGTTGATGCGCTGATGGTGCTTTCGATCAATGGCACCGTGATTGGCGTATCCAAGGCGCTGGCGCAGAAGATGCGGGCAACCGGCTGGCAAACCGATTTCAACGATCCTGCGGCCGCGGCAAAAGCGGTCTTTGCGACGCAACCTGACAAACTGCGCATTGGCGTGCCGTTTCCATTTTCCATGCACCGGATGCTGCTTGAACATTGGCTGGCCGCCCATCCAGGTTTTGACCCCAATCAAGTCGATATCATTACAGTGCCGCCGCCACGCATGGCCCAGGCTGTCGCTGATGGTCTGCTCGATATGTTCTGCGTTGGTGAACCATGGGGCACCGTAGCGCTGGAAACCGATGTGGCCGAGCTGATCTTGCCGGGCGCGTCAATTTGGCAATGCGCCCCGGAAAAGGTGCTGGGCGCGCGGCATGATTGGATTGATGGGAATGCGCAAACCACCAACGCGTTGATGCGCGCAGTCTTTCGCGCCACCCATTGGCTGGATGCACCAAAAAACAAACCTTTGGCGACGGAAATACTGGCGCGCAGTGTGCATCTGCATCTGCCAGACAACGCGATTGATCCGGCGATTGCCGGTCACATCACTGATCAAAAAGGCCATGTGCCGACGCATATCGCCAATTTCCTGATGTTTCATCAAAATGCAGCAAACTTTCCCTGGCGCAGTCAGGCGGCGTGGATTGGCAGCCAGATCGCGCGCTGGCACGCGCTGGATCCGGCAAAGGTACTGCCCACGGCGCAGGAATGTTTCCGCAGCGATATCTATCGCGCGAATCTGGGCCCGCTTGGCGTTGATCTGCCGGGTGCATCGGCCAAGATTGAAGGCGCCCTGACGCAAGAGACGCCAGTTTCGTCAACAAATGGTGAAATGATTCTGGGACCGGATGCATTTTTTGATGGCGCAGTTTTCGACTTTGCCATGTCTGAGTGA
- a CDS encoding ABC transporter ATP-binding protein, translated as MSILKLDNVTKSFGEGTRATTVLKDINLEVAEGEFLVLLGFSGTGKTTLINMLAGIDTPSKGSATFKGKPITGPGPERGVIFQSYSLMPWLTVSGNVGLAVDTVFPKLSKAERAEKVAHYVNMVGLSHAATRRPAELSGGMRQRVNVARALAMNPEVLLLDEPLSALDALTRANLADEIEGIWDADKKTCVLITNDVDEAIILADRIIALNPDGSLGDEFKVSIPRPRDRMEMNNNETFKRLRAEVTSYLMDVGIEAKVEGTRMLPDVTPIHGVPAAVAEAQEGMIDNRFLDFSQLHKVYPTPKGPLTVVEDFDLKINRGEFISLIGHSGCGKSTVLTMAAGLNEISKGAIKLDGRHVEGADPERAVVFQSPNLFPWLTAKENVAIGVDKVYPRASQAERQDVVEYYLERVGLADAMDKGAADLSNGMKQRVGIARAFALSPKLLLLDEPFGMLDSLTRWELQEVLMEVWSRTKVTAICVTHDVDEAILLADRVVMMTNGPQATIGKITEVDLPRPRTRKALLEHPDYYTYRQEVLDFLEEYEHGAKPNPKPKAIAAE; from the coding sequence ATGAGCATTCTGAAACTTGATAACGTCACAAAAAGCTTTGGTGAGGGCACCCGTGCCACCACCGTTCTCAAAGACATCAATCTTGAGGTCGCCGAAGGGGAATTCCTCGTCCTGCTGGGCTTCTCGGGCACCGGGAAAACCACGCTGATCAACATGCTGGCGGGGATTGATACCCCCAGCAAAGGCAGCGCGACCTTCAAGGGAAAACCCATCACCGGGCCGGGGCCAGAGCGTGGGGTGATCTTTCAAAGCTACTCACTCATGCCTTGGCTGACGGTCTCTGGGAACGTTGGTCTGGCTGTGGACACGGTTTTTCCAAAACTGTCCAAGGCCGAACGGGCCGAAAAAGTCGCCCATTACGTCAATATGGTGGGGCTCAGCCACGCGGCCACGCGCCGTCCGGCCGAACTGTCCGGCGGGATGCGTCAACGTGTGAACGTCGCCCGCGCCCTGGCGATGAACCCCGAGGTTTTGCTGCTGGATGAGCCGCTTTCTGCGCTTGATGCGCTGACCCGCGCCAATCTGGCCGATGAGATCGAAGGCATCTGGGACGCGGACAAAAAGACCTGCGTTCTGATCACAAATGATGTTGATGAGGCGATCATCCTGGCTGACCGTATCATCGCGCTGAACCCCGATGGGTCTTTGGGCGATGAGTTCAAAGTCAGCATCCCACGTCCGCGCGACCGGATGGAGATGAACAATAACGAGACCTTCAAGCGTCTGCGCGCCGAGGTCACCAGTTACCTGATGGATGTCGGGATCGAGGCCAAGGTCGAAGGCACACGCATGCTGCCCGACGTCACGCCGATCCACGGTGTGCCCGCCGCTGTTGCTGAAGCTCAGGAAGGGATGATCGACAATCGCTTCCTCGATTTTAGTCAATTGCACAAGGTCTACCCTACCCCCAAAGGCCCGCTGACGGTTGTTGAAGACTTCGATCTCAAGATCAATCGCGGTGAGTTTATTTCGCTTATCGGGCACTCTGGCTGCGGGAAATCGACTGTTCTGACGATGGCCGCCGGCCTGAACGAGATTTCCAAAGGGGCGATCAAACTCGATGGTCGCCATGTCGAAGGGGCCGACCCTGAACGCGCCGTTGTCTTTCAATCCCCCAACCTCTTTCCCTGGCTGACAGCCAAGGAAAACGTGGCGATCGGGGTCGACAAGGTCTATCCGCGCGCGAGCCAAGCAGAGCGCCAGGATGTGGTTGAATATTATCTTGAACGTGTCGGTCTGGCTGATGCGATGGACAAAGGCGCCGCCGATCTATCGAACGGTATGAAACAGCGCGTTGGTATCGCCCGGGCCTTTGCCCTGTCCCCTAAGCTTTTGTTGCTGGATGAGCCCTTCGGGATGCTCGACAGCCTAACGCGCTGGGAACTGCAAGAGGTGCTGATGGAGGTCTGGTCGCGCACCAAAGTCACCGCGATCTGCGTGACCCATGACGTGGACGAGGCGATTTTGCTGGCCGACCGCGTGGTCATGATGACAAACGGGCCGCAAGCGACCATCGGCAAAATCACCGAAGTTGACCTGCCGCGACCGCGCACGCGCAAAGCGCTGCTGGAGCACCCCGATTACTACACTTACCGCCAAGAAGTGCTTGATTTCCTAGAGGAATACGAACACGGCGCGAAACCCAACCCAAAGCCAAAAGCCATCGCAGCAGAGTAA
- a CDS encoding CmpA/NrtA family ABC transporter substrate-binding protein gives MKTTFHLALATTMLTSTTAMAQSLDLEIEDLTFGFIKLTDMAPLAIAYENGYFEDEGLYVTLEAQANWKVLLDGVISGELDGAHMLAGQPLAATIGYGTEAHIITPFSMDLNGNGITVSNEIWEEMKPNVPLMEDGRPQHPISAEALAPVVEDYKDQGLPFNMGMVFPVSTHNYEIRYWLAAGGLEPGYYSPQDISGQIGADVLLSVTPPPQMPATMEAGTIYGYAVGEPWNQQAVFKGIGVPVITDYDMWKNNPEKVFGITDEFAAENPNTTLAITKALIRAAQWLDENDNANRPEAVEILSRSEYVGADYDVIANSMTGFFEFEKGDRREAPDFNVFFRYNATYPFYSDAIWYLTQMRRWGQIPEQMSDEWYFETAEKVYRPDIYLEAARMLVDEGLANEADFPWDSDGFKEPTPAADIIDGVPYDGRQPNAYIDSLPIGLKGEQIVVGNEIQG, from the coding sequence ATGAAGACAACCTTCCACCTGGCACTGGCCACAACCATGCTGACAAGCACAACTGCCATGGCGCAGTCGCTTGATCTTGAGATCGAAGACCTGACCTTTGGCTTCATCAAGCTGACAGACATGGCGCCTTTGGCGATTGCCTATGAAAACGGTTATTTCGAAGACGAAGGCCTTTACGTCACCCTGGAAGCGCAGGCGAACTGGAAAGTTCTGCTGGACGGCGTGATCTCGGGCGAGCTGGACGGCGCGCATATGCTGGCTGGTCAGCCTTTGGCGGCTACCATCGGCTACGGCACCGAGGCGCACATCATCACCCCATTCTCAATGGACTTGAACGGTAACGGCATCACCGTTTCCAACGAAATCTGGGAAGAGATGAAGCCAAACGTGCCATTGATGGAAGATGGCCGCCCACAGCACCCGATCAGCGCCGAAGCGTTGGCGCCTGTTGTCGAGGACTACAAAGACCAAGGCTTGCCTTTCAACATGGGCATGGTATTCCCAGTCTCCACGCACAACTATGAAATCCGTTACTGGCTGGCCGCTGGCGGTCTGGAGCCGGGTTACTATTCTCCACAAGATATTTCTGGCCAAATCGGCGCTGATGTTCTGCTTTCCGTGACGCCTCCGCCGCAGATGCCTGCGACAATGGAAGCCGGCACAATCTACGGCTACGCTGTGGGTGAGCCTTGGAACCAGCAGGCCGTGTTCAAAGGCATCGGTGTTCCTGTGATCACTGACTACGACATGTGGAAGAACAACCCTGAAAAGGTCTTCGGCATCACCGATGAATTCGCCGCTGAAAACCCAAACACCACGCTGGCCATCACCAAGGCGCTGATCCGTGCGGCTCAGTGGCTGGATGAAAACGACAACGCCAACCGTCCCGAGGCTGTGGAAATACTGTCCCGCTCTGAATATGTGGGCGCGGATTATGACGTGATCGCCAACTCGATGACTGGCTTCTTTGAATTCGAAAAAGGCGATCGCCGCGAAGCACCCGATTTCAACGTGTTCTTCCGCTACAACGCGACCTACCCGTTCTACTCAGATGCGATCTGGTATCTGACACAAATGCGCCGCTGGGGCCAAATCCCCGAGCAGATGTCGGATGAGTGGTATTTTGAGACCGCCGAAAAAGTCTACCGCCCAGACATCTATCTGGAAGCTGCCCGTATGCTGGTTGACGAAGGTCTGGCCAACGAAGCGGACTTCCCTTGGGATAGCGATGGCTTCAAAGAGCCGACACCAGCTGCCGATATCATTGACGGTGTGCCCTACGACGGACGTCAGCCCAACGCCTATATCGACAGCCTGCCGATTGGCTTGAAAGGCGAACAGATCGTCGTTGGTAACGAAATCCAAGGCTAA
- a CDS encoding globin domain-containing protein, with amino-acid sequence MTPNQIETVKDSFQQISQDTNAFSLTFYNELFRMAPSLRGHFPTDMEDQRIKLAETLGAVVLHMHRLHLLEDTIMGLARRHLDYGAKPQHFAPVGAALIFALNQHTPNGLTPIQAEAWATAYGAISDLMIEAMVNAAA; translated from the coding sequence ATGACTCCCAACCAAATCGAAACGGTCAAGGACAGTTTCCAGCAGATTTCGCAGGATACGAACGCGTTCTCATTGACCTTCTACAACGAGCTGTTTCGCATGGCGCCCAGCCTGCGCGGGCATTTCCCAACCGACATGGAAGATCAACGCATCAAACTGGCCGAAACGCTCGGCGCGGTTGTGCTGCATATGCATCGGCTTCACCTGCTGGAGGACACCATCATGGGGCTCGCGCGGCGGCATTTGGACTACGGAGCGAAACCGCAGCACTTCGCACCCGTGGGCGCTGCGTTGATTTTCGCATTGAACCAACACACACCCAACGGGCTTACCCCGATCCAGGCCGAAGCCTGGGCCACAGCCTATGGGGCAATCAGCGATCTGATGATCGAGGCGATGGTCAACGCCGCCGCCTAG